In one window of Littorina saxatilis isolate snail1 linkage group LG11, US_GU_Lsax_2.0, whole genome shotgun sequence DNA:
- the LOC138980715 gene encoding basic salivary proline-rich protein 2-like, giving the protein MWKIVILAVLVALAAAQEQGGQEPGGEQPPQFGGQQEGGEDKGGEEQGRPRGTPPPPPPPRGGRPEYRGQPPPENRGPPPPENRGPPPPECRGPPPPECRGPPPPECRGPPPPECRGPPPPECRGPPPPECRGPPPPECRGPPPPRDGPPRRDGPPPQRDGTPPPRRDGTPPPRRDGPPPPQRDGTPPPQRDGTPPPRRDGTPPPQRDGTPPPLRDGTPPPREGQQEGGPPQEQGGYQQQLHRQSPSMWKIVTLAVLVALAAAQRQGGQEQGGEQPPQFGGQQEGGEDKGGEEQGRPRGTPPPPPPPRGGRPEDRGPPPPECRGPPPECRGPPPPECRGPPPPECRGPPPPECRGPPPPECRGPPPPECRGPPPPRDGPPRRDGPPPPRRDGTPPPRRDGPPPPPPRDGTPPPRRDGTPPPRRDGTPPPRRDGTPPPQRDGTPPPQRDGTPPPREGQQEGGPPQEQGGYQQ; this is encoded by the exons ATGTGGAAGATAGTGATCTTGGCCGTTCTGGTGGCCCTAGCAGCTGCTCAGGAACAGGGGGGCCAGGAACCGGGCGGTGAGCAACCACCCCAGTTTGGAGGTCAGCAAGAGGGAGGTGAAGACAAGGGCGGTGAGGAACAGGGCAGACCACGTggtacaccaccaccaccaccaccaccacgaggAGGCAGACCAGAGTACCGAGGACAGCCACCACCAGAGAACCgaggaccaccaccaccagagaACCgaggaccaccaccaccagagtGTAgaggaccaccaccaccagagtGTAgaggaccaccaccaccagagtGTAgaggaccaccaccaccagagtGCAgaggaccaccaccaccagagtGCAgaggaccaccaccaccagagtGTAgaggaccaccaccaccagagtGTAgaggaccaccaccaccaaggGACGGACCACCACGAAGGGACGGACCACCACCACAAAGGGACGGAACACCACCACCACGAAGGGACGGAACACCACCACCACGAAGGGAcggaccaccaccaccacaaagggacggaacaccaccaccacaaaggGACGGAACACCACCACCACGAAGGGAcggaacaccaccaccacaaagggacggaacaccaccaccactaagGGACGGAACACCACCACCAAGGGAAGGACAACAAGAAGGCGGACCACCACAAGAACAGGGCGGTTATCAGCAG CAACTCCACAGACAATCTCCCAGCATGTGGAAGATAGTGACCTTGGCCGTTCTGGTGGCCCTAGCAGCTGCTCAGCGACAGGGCGGCCAGGAACAGGGCGGTGAGCAACCACCCCAGTTTGGAGGTCAGCAAGAGGGAGGTGAAGACAAGGGCGGTGAGGAACAGGGCAGACCACGTggtacaccaccaccaccaccaccaccacgaggAGGCAGACCAGAGGACAgaggaccaccaccaccagagtGCAGAGGACCACCACCAGAGTGTAgaggaccaccaccaccagagtGCAgaggaccaccaccaccagagtGCAgaggaccaccaccaccagagtGCAgaggaccaccaccaccagagtGTAgaggaccaccaccaccagagtGTAgaggaccaccaccaccaaggGACGGACCACCACGAAGGGAcggaccaccaccaccacgaagGGACGGAACACCACCACCACGAAGGGAcggaccaccaccaccaccaccaaggGACGGAACACCACCTCCACGAAGGGACGGAACACCACCTCCACGAAGGGACGGAACACCACCACCACGAAGGGAcggaacaccaccaccacaaagggacggaacaccaccaccacaaaggGACGGAACACCACCACCAAGGGAAGGACAACAAGAAGGCGGACCACCACAAGAACAGGGCGGTTATCAGCAGTAG